The Podospora pseudoanserina strain CBS 124.78 chromosome 7 map unlocalized CBS124.78p_7, whole genome shotgun sequence region gtcgtccttccaccaccaccaccaccaccaccaccaccaaaactCCAGACAAGGGTCTACTACCCCTTGCAacccccgccgcccgccTAAGTGTACGCTCAGATACCGTTCCCGTTCCCGTTGAAGATGCCCCCTGATCGGCAATTGACTTTCGCTCCCGAGCCCCCCCTTGTTGTGATGCTCACCCACCGTAGTCGGcttcctcaaactcctcgcgCGACCAGGCAGCGCGCTGTTCTGCGTGGACGACATGATGATATCGCCACAATATTTCACGCCGTAAAAATTTAGGTGTCAAAAATAccacaaacccaaacccaaacccaaacacacacacgccgacttttgttgttgtttgttgtcttGGCGATCGAGGCTGAATGGAGTGATTGGCCCCTGTATTGACAGCTAGCTCCAACAGCCCTGTGCCACCCCAGCTGGGGAAAAGAAAGTGGGGCGCCTTGCAACGTCACCCCCCATCTCACCTTCAGCAAACATCGCAACCTCACAATCACCATTTCCAAGTAGGTAGTCTCAGATGAACATCCAACTCAATCTCATTAACCTTCCCACACCTCCAATACTCTGACCCAAAGACCCCCTATAAAATAATTGTACACGGTATCAAAAATATACAACTTCCACAACCCAAAGCCCTCCTCCAGTAAATGATCAAAACTCGACGTTCCGTCCATCACATCTgacccttccctccccccaaaaaccaaCTAACAACCAACCAACTGAAAAGGTGAAAATTCatctcgccctcctctcaaAATCTCTTCATTATTATTCCCCAAGATCACACCCCCATCTACTCATAAATCTTCAAAATTTATCCCGCCGTAAAATCCCCAATCTCAcacatcacccccctcccccctccccttctcctcaacagccttgatcaccacccccaaatcccctctactcctcttcaacaaccccacacACCCCGAACAAACATTCAAATAACACGCACTACAAATATAACACTCCGCATTCCGATCCTTGTGCCCACACGTCCGGCACGCAATCGGATTATTCTTTTGCTTCCCCGCCGTCATGATCCTATGGCTAGTGATACACCGAAAATGCTTCTCCTGCAACGGCCTAGCATCCAGTATCTCCTCCGCCGGCGCAGGCGTGAACCAGTTTCTGGGAAACAACCCCGCCCCAGGGTTATCCGTCTCATCTGGTGCGTTTGGGTCGTGTTCCCGGAGGGGATAATCCAAAAACTCTGGTCGgattgctggtggtgctgctcggAGCGTAATGACTGATCCGTCTTCAGACACGGGCTTGCCACCCCAAGCCGGGCTCTGCGGTCGTGATTGCGGTTGCCTTTGAAACGGTGGCTGCAATTCCAGAGACGAACCTGCAGGATCCCGTCGGTTCGGTCCAAACCCAGAACCAGAGTCGGCTCGGAAGCGGGCCGAGTGCGGGGGGTTCGCGAACCGGTCACGGCTAGGCACAGGCGAAGATGGCAAACCGTTTGGTGAGCGACCATTAAATCCCCCGTTGCTGGCCTTGGGCGCCAAATTGGGACTGCTTCTAGCTTGTCGTAATGCGTGCTCCGGAGGGGGGCCCAGCGCGCTTCGTGACacagaaggcggcggcggcggcgccggcctTTGCTCACTTGGCAACTCTGGGGTAATCGCCGGCGATATTGGCGACACGGCCATGGCCATCACGGGACTTTCGACATCATTCGCCCCGTACTCTGGCGTCGGCAATCGCCGGGCGGATAATGGCGACACAACCGGCAACGAGCTGGAAGGACTGGAAGCCTTTTCGATCGGCGGACTTTGGctgcccttcctcctcaacttgtCCTTCACATGGGACACTTCTTGTCCCATATTGACCTCGATCTGCGGCACCGCCTGCTCACTCGGATGCACCGGCCGAATATTTCGCCCTGGCAATCCACCTGCAAAattttggggtggtggggcaCGTTGTGCCGtggacgggggaggttgcTCTTGCGGTTCTGAAGAGTGAGGCTGCTGTGAAGGTGGTTGTGGCGTTTGTTTGGACGCAGCGGTGGATCCGTTGCTGGAAGCAAGGTTGAGTTCAGGAACGTCAACTTTTTTCTCGGCTTTTAgtgatcttcttctccagagcTGATCCTGTGGAGAACGGTTATCTACTAGCGGGGATGTGGCCGTGTGCGTGgatgctggtggttggaCAGACGATGATGATATCTGCAGACTCGTCGGTGTTTGCGGTCTGGCAAGCCGCTGGGCATCTTTcagaggcggtggaggtggtagCTCTTCGAGGTCTTCTTTAAACATCTGGTGAGTAAAAGTGCTGGGTTTTTGTGTTTGAGCATGTTGGCCGGAGGGCAATGACGGAAGTGTTTGCGACTGAATGCGAGCCTCGTTTCCTATTGTGGGCGACGACGCTGAATGAGAATCTTTGGATGGAACAATGGAAACCACTTCATTGGCAGAGTTTGTTGATGTCCTCGGTGTAGAATCAGATGTGTGGTTGGAGTAGGCAGACAGTAGACTGGAGTATGAGCCAGCAGGTGAGGGAACTCTCTCTGGCAACGTCGGGCTTGGGATAGATGTCGGGGCCGGACCCGAGGGGCTTGCAACAGTCGGCGAGGCGACGGGCCGTCGGCGTGGCACACTCATCGGGGGTGGGAGTCCGGGAGACTTTGCAGGCAGGCGCGGGAGAGGTGAATCTGGGGGAGGCTGAGCAACGGCAGCCATGGTATAAGCagtcttggtggtgaaggtgctCCTGGTGTCCCAGTCCTTTGCGGCCGGTACgggcttcttgatgatgggaaggggggctcCAGCAACAGGTGTCTTGGGCAGGTCCTTCTTTGGTGGCGGAGGCAGTGGGAGGTCAGACCCGAACGAGTCCGTGTCGAAGTCGAGAGCAGGCAAAGAAGGAGGGACAGGGAGGGCCTTTGAGAAGCGAGACTTGCCGCCCGTTTTAGGGAGCTGCAAGCTCGCGGTTTCCATCATCTTGTTCGTCTCGTTTTGCCCGCGTGTGGATCGAGGTAGGCACGGATAGTAGCGTAGCGCACGTCgggatctttttttttttttgctcaCTTTTCCTTCAAGCAACGCGGCGAGACCCGCAGCTGGTGTCGCACATGGACTCGCTCACTGGCGATATCCCGGCTCTTCTCCGTCAAATGAGTTTCTGGATTCCTTGTTCCTCGCGGATGTCGGGCTGTTTGTTGGTCATCAACTTTCACCACACCCCTGGTCCATCAAATCAAGCAATCTGAGTCAAAAGGCGTGCGCATAAAGTAGGGGTATAAAACAGAGGCAATAACAAGACAGCAAATAATAAACCGAAAAAATaagagcaaaaagaaaataagaaaaaaaaaaggattcGGGATGCCGGGACGGACGGGACAACGGGGTTTTCGAGTCTTTTGCTGGTGACGCTGCAAACAGGCATCCAACCCACTTTCCACAGCAGGGCTCAAATTAGACGATCGCCGCGGGGAGTGTTAACCCCCTGGCTCCCTGGCCGGCTGAAACACAGCTTGACTGGCTAGAGAGCGGGAGAAATCCCAACAGGGCGGGCTGGTTGGTCCATCACAAGGATAGAGTGCCAGCGATGACTCGCTAGAATTTCTGCGatccaagaaaaaaaggcccATTGTATTTTTCTGTCGTATCGACGTTTATGCCGTGGCAGccgtgatgatgatgatgatgatgataacaAGAGCAGAGTATACGGGACATAAGCGAGAGACATACTGGGTTTGTTTCTCTGTCAGTTCATAATTCTCGTTGTCGATAGTCTCGTTCGATATTCGAGAGGGGACATTAGATGACGtctttttcccttccctGGCCCTGTCGTTGAAGATAGCGGCAATCGCGGTGGAGGCGTCGTGTGGATGTTGCAAGTGTGCATTGGTTCCCGCAGCCACAACTCTCTTGGCTGTTAGTAATCCCTCACAAAATGGCTGGGATGACTAACAGGGCAGGAGATTACACGACGATCCCTTCTGTAACGCCAACAACGGACATCCAACGTGGGGGTTTTAGTTCTCGTCGGGCAAGacattttttatttttttttcgatATTGGGCCTCTCTGACCGAGAGGTAAAagaagggaaaagaaggcgacTCTCGGGATGCAATGCCACCTCACCTGCATGATGACTTTTCCTCAGAGATTTTCTCCCATGCACGTCGGCATTTCACTGCACCCATGTGCTCATGCAAGAGAATTGTTCTGTGCCTCTTTCTGTCGTGTCCGGCAGGTTGCCTGCGTCGAACCACTCCTATATGTACGGGATTACGAGGCACACACACTGTGTTCGAGAAGGGTTCCGAAGTTGGGGGTGTGACCTATTCATCAGGACCTGCATTTCAACACGTCACTGAGGGGAAAATGTGTGGGTGGGAGCGTTTCCGGGGCCGGATGAGAGGTAGTTAAAGAGTTCATTTGGAAAAGGGACAGACACTCTTGCGTCGGTGAGGGTGAGCGGGATGGTGGTTACACCGTTTGAACAATACAGCCACCCCCTGGGCTCCTGAGCGTTGACATGTTGAGGCAGGTTTTCCTTGCACAAAAGGGCCCGGCAGTGACTCGATTCTGCTATTTTGGTCGTCGAGTCCGAGTGGACCTGGGCACAAGCTTCTTTTTGGTCATTGCTTGTCCGCATGGCCAGCCGTGGTACATATCGTCATGACCAAACGGTGGAATCTGAAGTATGGGGCTTGTCAGGTACAATGCGCAAAGATGCAGAGGTGTCCAAGCTTGCTCATGGTAGGGCCGTAAGTTATGGTCATcatctggggaagaagaagctcagATGAGCGAGCTTGGTTGAGATGGCAGGTCAGAAGGCGGAAAGCTGtaactaggtaggtaccttggGCGGGCGAACAGGAACGGTGTCAAGATCGTCGACCATAGACAGTTTGGTTGTCGTTgaaccaacctctccaactAGACAGAGTCAACCCACGACAAATTCCTGTTACGCACTCGACCTCTCTCGTCGTCACAAAAATGAagccccccccctcccacatcctcctcaccaccgtcccTCTATCCCGCGCCATCTGCCTCTCGCGCCGGGGCTGTACCTGCGTACGCAGCAGGAGGTGTATCTCGCGAGGGCGAGGCAAAGGTGGGAGTGGtttcggggtggtgggatgattAATGAGCAGAACCTCGTCAATGATGGGTTGACGGAGGATGGGAGTTGTAGAAATAATGGCCAGACGGAGTGGAGTTATAAtcagggggtggtgctgggggtggggggctgGTCGGTTGGTGTGTTATATGGAAGGTAGCCTGTGTTGAACCGCTGCCAATGGGGAATAGATGTTTATACAGCTACGAAGGATAGTCAATATCTTTCCCAAGCGAGGAAAATCGCCGATGCGGCGGTGGCGAGTTCTAGTCTTTTGATGGTGTCTTCTTCGGGGATTCTAACCGAGTCTtgtgagggggatgggaattGTAATAATGACCAGCAGGCTTTCAAGGGGATAGTTGCGTATAATCTTGCAAAGTTGGATAGGACGTACCCGGGTGAGAGGCCGTATAAAAGGGGTGTTGACTCGatgggcggaggagatgtGGCAGAATGatcggggggtggtgagcaagtgggaaggatggggagcGGAACTTGCATGGTGTTTCTTAGGGTGGGCCCTACGAGaaggggagtttggggaagCAGATTtcggtggcggggttgtttgtGAGTTTGGTTGAGTAGGTAGAGAGATCGattgggagaggaaggtaAGTGGTTCATTGGGAATAATTGCCTTTTACTTGCTGGTATAAGTTAAAGAAAGGTGAAGACCAATCAGCTACCCACATAACCTGATAAGATCCTCTCATCCACCAAGCCAAAACAAAGGCCAACCAAAGTGAAAGTGGACAGAATGACTGGATGTTATCTGGCTAACTTACAGCAAGCAGCGTGTGCAAGAGATCAAGGCTGCATCCAAGCATTTGCCCACTTCCAGCTCTCAACCTGGCTCGGTGAAACCGTCGGAAAG contains the following coding sequences:
- a CDS encoding uncharacterized protein (EggNog:ENOG503P8J8), whose amino-acid sequence is MMETASLQLPKTGGKSRFSKALPVPPSLPALDFDTDSFGSDLPLPPPPKKDLPKTPVAGAPLPIIKKPVPAAKDWDTRSTFTTKTAYTMAAVAQPPPDSPLPRLPAKSPGLPPPMSVPRRRPVASPTVASPSGPAPTSIPSPTLPERVPSPAGSYSSLLSAYSNHTSDSTPRTSTNSANEVVSIVPSKDSHSASSPTIGNEARIQSQTLPSLPSGQHAQTQKPSTFTHQMFKEDLEELPPPPPLKDAQRLARPQTPTSLQISSSSVQPPASTHTATSPLVDNRSPQDQLWRRRSLKAEKKVDVPELNLASSNGSTAASKQTPQPPSQQPHSSEPQEQPPPSTAQRAPPPQNFAGGLPGRNIRPVHPSEQAVPQIEVNMGQEVSHVKDKLRRKGSQSPPIEKASSPSSSLPVVSPLSARRLPTPEYGANDVESPVMAMAVSPISPAITPELPSEQRPAPPPPPSVSRSALGPPPEHALRQARSSPNLAPKASNGGFNGRSPNGLPSSPVPSRDRFANPPHSARFRADSGSGFGPNRRDPAGSSLELQPPFQRQPQSRPQSPAWGGKPVSEDGSVITLRAAPPAIRPEFLDYPLREHDPNAPDETDNPGAGLFPRNWFTPAPAEEILDARPLQEKHFRCITSHRIMTAGKQKNNPIACRTCGHKDRNAECYICSACYLNVCSGCVGLLKRSRGDLGVVIKAVEEKGRGEGGDV